In the genome of Chryseobacterium oryzae, one region contains:
- the fabG gene encoding 3-oxoacyl-ACP reductase FabG: MKCAIITGGSRGIGRAICLKLAEEKNYHILINYTSNEAAASETLEKVKALGSTGEILKFDVGNAEETKNILTEWQETHPNAIVEVIVNNAGITRDGLFMWMSTEDWNSVINTSLNGFYNVTNFFIQKLLRNKYGRVINMVSVSGVKGTAGQTNYSAAKGALVAATKALAQEVAKRNITVNAVAPGFIKTDMTQDFNEDELKAMIPANRFGEAEEVADLVAFLASKKSSYITGEIININGGIYS; the protein is encoded by the coding sequence ATGAAATGTGCAATCATAACCGGCGGTTCCAGAGGGATAGGAAGAGCAATTTGCCTTAAGCTAGCGGAAGAAAAAAATTACCATATTTTAATTAATTATACTTCCAATGAAGCTGCCGCAAGTGAAACTTTAGAAAAGGTTAAAGCTCTAGGTTCTACAGGAGAAATCTTGAAATTTGATGTTGGGAATGCCGAAGAAACCAAAAATATTTTAACAGAATGGCAGGAAACTCATCCCAATGCCATCGTGGAGGTCATTGTAAATAATGCCGGGATTACCAGAGATGGCTTGTTTATGTGGATGAGTACTGAAGACTGGAACTCTGTGATTAATACAAGCCTGAACGGTTTTTACAACGTCACCAATTTCTTTATCCAAAAATTATTACGAAATAAATACGGAAGAGTCATCAATATGGTTTCCGTTTCCGGCGTGAAAGGTACGGCTGGGCAAACGAATTATTCTGCTGCAAAAGGAGCTTTGGTAGCCGCTACAAAAGCTTTGGCACAGGAGGTTGCCAAAAGGAATATTACCGTAAACGCTGTTGCTCCGGGCTTCATAAAAACAGATATGACGCAGGATTTTAACGAAGATGAGTTGAAGGCAATGATTCCCGCCAACCGTTTTGGTGAAGCGGAAGAGGTGGCAGATCTGGTTGCATTTTTAGCATCAAAGAAGTCATCTTATATTACAGGAGAAATCATCAATATCA